In Desulfuribacillus alkaliarsenatis, one DNA window encodes the following:
- a CDS encoding AbrB/MazE/SpoVT family DNA-binding domain-containing protein, translating to MEIAKITSKGQITIPIEIRKKLRLKEGDKVLFIDEGDKIVFANASISALEKIQMEMIGEAEKVGVSTEDDVIDLVKDLRSEKRKI from the coding sequence ATGGAAATTGCTAAAATAACATCAAAAGGTCAAATTACAATACCTATAGAAATAAGAAAAAAGTTGCGACTAAAAGAAGGGGATAAAGTACTGTTTATTGATGAAGGAGATAAGATTGTATTTGCAAATGCGTCAATATCAGCACTAGAGAAGATACAGATGGAAATGATAGGTGAAGCAGAAAAAGTAGGAGTTTCAACCGAGGATGATGTTATAGACTTAGTAAAAGACTTACGATCAGAAAAAAGGAAAATATGA
- a CDS encoding putative toxin-antitoxin system toxin component, PIN family encodes MRVLVDTNVIISAILFPKSLPSDVIKELAINHDIILCTHIIEELQEIFDRKFPNKKQMIEEFLSELTYELIYTPSIINKDKYPFIRDDKDLPILVSAINGMCDVIITGDKDFLEMEIDNPKIMTARLFMETVN; translated from the coding sequence ATGAGAGTCTTGGTAGATACAAACGTGATAATTTCAGCCATATTATTTCCAAAATCATTACCATCAGATGTAATAAAGGAATTAGCAATAAACCATGATATAATCCTGTGCACACACATAATTGAAGAGCTGCAGGAAATATTTGATAGAAAATTTCCAAACAAGAAGCAAATGATAGAAGAATTTCTTTCGGAACTGACGTATGAGTTAATATATACTCCAAGTATTATTAATAAAGATAAGTATCCATTCATACGAGATGACAAAGATTTGCCAATTTTGGTGTCAGCTATAAATGGTATGTGTGATGTAATTATTACTGGAGATAAAGATTTTTTAGAAATGGAAATAGATAATCCTAAAATTATGACAGCTAGATTGTTCATGGAAACAGTAAATTAA